The sequence CTTCGCCCGCGCGGACGGTTCCGCCTTCCTCAAAATCCTCGGACAGCTGCACGACCCGGCCGCCAACGGCCGTCCGAAGCTCCAGCGTGCGGCGGCTCTCCACACGGCCAAAGGCCGTCAGTTCCGGCGCCACCGTCTGCAGATCCGCCGTCACCACATTGACCGCAAATATCCGCTCGCGCGCCGGGGGCGCTTTCTTCTCCGCGTTCAGCTGCGCCTCGATTGCACTGAAAATCATATGCCCGGCATAAAGCAGCAGTGCCGCCGTGACCGCCACCAGGAAAACCCCTGTCACACTCTGACGCAAAAAGCGCATGTTTCTCCCTTCCGGTGGCGGCAGCTGCCGGGACCACGCACGCGGTCTGCCAAAGCGTAAAATGCCTTGTGCCCGGTTGGAAATATATGATTTTCCGCACGGGTTTGCGAGGTTACACGCCGCGGCCGCTCACTTCCGGCGCAGATGTTCCTCCAATCTGGGCATGATTTCCACGAAATTGCAGGGCCGGTGGCGGTAATCGAGCTGTTTTGACAGGATTTCATCCCAGCCGTCCTTACAGGCGCCGGGGCTGCCGGGCAGCGCAAACAGATAGGTGCCGCCCGCGACCCCGCCAGTGGCGCGCGACTGCACCGCGCTGGTGCCGATCTTTTGCATTGAGACCAGAGTGAAGACGGTGCCGAAGGCCTCGATCTCCTTTTCATAGACGTCCCGGTGCGCCTCCACCGTCACGTCCCGGCCCGTCAGGCCGGTGCCGCCGGTCGAGACCACCACATCCACCTCCGGGTCCGCCACCCAGGCGCGCAGCTGCTCGGCAATCTCCGCCCGCTCATCCGGCAGGATTTTGCGGGCGGCCAGCACGTGGCCCGCCTCGCCCAGCCGGTCCACCAGCACCTGGCCCGAGCGGTCGTCCTCCAGCTTGCGGGTATCCGATACCGTCAGCACCGCGATGCGGACCGGGATGAAGTCCATGTTTTCGTCAATCCGGGACATTTCCAGTCGCGTCCTCTCCATAATGGCCGGTCGTACCGCCAGCCCTGCAACAATTCCGGCCCGGAGCCGCCCCTGGCATCCGGTTCAGCGCCGGGG is a genomic window of Leisingera caerulea DSM 24564 containing:
- the moaB gene encoding molybdenum cofactor biosynthesis protein B is translated as MSRIDENMDFIPVRIAVLTVSDTRKLEDDRSGQVLVDRLGEAGHVLAARKILPDERAEIAEQLRAWVADPEVDVVVSTGGTGLTGRDVTVEAHRDVYEKEIEAFGTVFTLVSMQKIGTSAVQSRATGGVAGGTYLFALPGSPGACKDGWDEILSKQLDYRHRPCNFVEIMPRLEEHLRRK